In a genomic window of Halobiforma lacisalsi AJ5:
- a CDS encoding transposase, producing MTNRFPEQNTSLSTESVSGDADSWEERNRNLLGSIDLDNISREPGENPYNSFYSADPVDPKHSTHRAALITAHEIIDDLNDEIDVANAVTNANIPLEKFNDPYWDDHPEIYEFEVMRRSFIYAELRGIRYHQDLADFLERNPTIAFTLGFEPDFGDENEYPALKVYHTPETPHQTTITRCANRRFLARVEKFITDVADEVEAYWHRHTHLVEMHELWSENDDVNPGESEEKLDPDGLTKEQIRRLVNELMRHVCPNISFQRGKSKEIRKNLFLEVIAHCGLTNSSVYGGGDVFDIYACPEDGELPHGKTFFDHMKGLRLEEMLEMFDAAIESMVGGAQDIGLYDRPVDIAIDVTTVEYTGIGKTFSFETIADPDNDDWGARERSEVKEAIEEWDLEPIVGEDPADIKHANFDDPDKRAAAKRVRDCVQWVNGTKKQDEDIEYGFQFAAAAFAEHTCPMIYGVEPIDSRSGEELANHVSQFVERAQDLVVVDTVYMDAAYGRCSEVHNQFHYGHGFRTADRFDVEYVVKMEERKRVKREVLEERYKIDHRFEEGDTPLSIDRLAKKRLGMEFAGEPLIKFEVFVAAVANFMRPVD from the coding sequence ATGACAAACAGGTTCCCGGAACAAAACACCTCTCTGTCTACTGAATCCGTCTCTGGTGATGCTGATTCGTGGGAGGAACGGAATCGTAATCTTCTCGGCTCGATTGACCTAGATAACATTTCCCGAGAGCCTGGAGAAAACCCGTATAATAGTTTCTACTCTGCTGATCCAGTTGATCCAAAACACTCTACCCATCGAGCTGCTCTCATCACCGCCCACGAAATTATCGACGATCTCAACGATGAGATCGACGTGGCCAATGCCGTGACGAACGCGAATATTCCACTCGAGAAATTCAACGATCCCTACTGGGATGACCACCCAGAAATCTACGAGTTCGAGGTAATGCGCCGGTCGTTCATCTACGCCGAACTCCGAGGAATCCGTTATCACCAGGATCTCGCGGACTTCCTCGAGCGCAACCCCACGATCGCGTTCACACTGGGCTTCGAACCGGACTTCGGTGACGAAAACGAGTATCCTGCCCTCAAGGTGTATCACACGCCAGAGACGCCTCATCAGACGACGATCACCCGGTGTGCGAATCGTCGATTCCTCGCTCGAGTGGAGAAGTTCATCACGGACGTCGCCGACGAGGTCGAAGCCTACTGGCATCGACACACCCACCTCGTCGAGATGCATGAGCTGTGGAGCGAGAACGATGACGTGAATCCCGGCGAGTCGGAGGAAAAACTCGACCCAGATGGTCTCACGAAAGAGCAGATCCGCCGGCTCGTGAACGAGTTGATGCGCCACGTCTGTCCGAATATTAGCTTCCAACGCGGGAAGAGCAAGGAGATCCGCAAAAACCTCTTTCTCGAGGTGATCGCCCACTGCGGGCTGACGAACTCGAGTGTCTACGGTGGCGGCGACGTCTTCGATATCTACGCTTGCCCCGAGGACGGCGAACTGCCCCACGGCAAGACCTTCTTCGACCACATGAAGGGGCTACGTCTCGAGGAGATGCTCGAGATGTTCGACGCCGCAATCGAAAGTATGGTCGGCGGGGCACAGGATATCGGCCTCTACGACCGGCCCGTCGACATTGCAATCGACGTGACGACCGTCGAGTACACCGGTATCGGGAAGACGTTCAGCTTCGAAACGATCGCCGATCCCGACAACGATGACTGGGGCGCTCGCGAGCGGTCGGAAGTGAAAGAGGCGATCGAAGAGTGGGACCTCGAGCCGATCGTCGGCGAGGACCCAGCGGACATCAAGCACGCGAACTTCGACGACCCAGATAAACGGGCTGCTGCCAAGCGCGTACGGGACTGTGTGCAGTGGGTGAACGGCACGAAAAAGCAAGACGAGGATATCGAATACGGCTTCCAGTTCGCCGCTGCGGCATTCGCTGAGCATACCTGTCCGATGATCTACGGGGTGGAGCCGATCGACAGTCGGAGTGGAGAGGAGCTAGCCAACCACGTCAGTCAGTTCGTCGAGCGAGCGCAGGACCTCGTGGTAGTGGATACGGTGTACATGGACGCCGCCTACGGGCGGTGTTCAGAAGTCCACAACCAGTTCCACTACGGCCACGGGTTCAGGACCGCCGACCGGTTCGACGTCGAGTACGTCGTGAAGATGGAAGAGCGGAAGCGTGTGAAACGGGAAGTACTCGAGGAGCGGTATAAAATCGATCACCGATTCGAAGAGGGAGATACGCCGCTGAGCATCGATCGGCTCGCGAAGAAGCGTCTCGGGATGGAGTTCGCTGGTGAGCCGCTCATCAAGTTCGAGGTGTTCGTGGCCGCCGTAGCGAACTTCATGCGGCCAGTCGACTGA